The sequence below is a genomic window from Wyeomyia smithii strain HCP4-BCI-WySm-NY-G18 chromosome 1, ASM2978416v1, whole genome shotgun sequence.
TGATTGATacaccagaaaacgcaaacaaaacaaaatctccataaatataaccaaaaaaggtcgtaaaaagcttataccgaacaaaaatcgattttttgttgaatcgattttccagcctcgattttcttatgaatcgattttatttattttgattaatcgatgcaggagaatcgattttttttcaaagatcgcccattgctaacCTATTTACCTCTGCTAATGTCAGAAGCATAGGGTTCCCACATGTATTTCTGTTCATTTGGCTAAACAATTAGACCAACTGTACCGTTCGGTAGAATctctgttcaaaaatctgtacaaATCATTTTGGTTTTCCGTTGAATTTTAGATACCCAAGATTTAATTATTCGAACGTTTGAGaaaatgtttattatttttaattggaaTGATAAAATATTCCGATTGTTCTTAGTGCCTTATTAAACTATGAAATCAAATAAACTAGATTTAAATCATAATGTTGctgtctaaatttttaatgggAATGTTTTCACCCTTTCCCTCGTgtccagggataccaaatgtgcagatttatatgcaaaatgcagatttttagAATTTGCATATTAGATTTGCAGATATGATCAGTATTTGACAATTTCTGCAGATTCTTGTTAGAGCCTACTTATAATTGCGTAGTTTTTCTCAAAAGGTGTGCAGACTTTTGTTAGAGAAAGCGCATTTTTTCCGAACTGGGATTGGTTTTATAGGTTTCGAGCGTTTCGCGCAGATACAGATATTTATTAAAGCAATCTGGCATCTTTGTTCGTGTCAAAATGTAAATAGTATAAAAGTTCGGTTGTTCGTCAATATATTCAGTTATGGATATAACGGAATTAAAAATAGTTTGCCTTTTATTGATTTGAAAAGTATTTTATTTCAGTTTTACGTGTACTCGATTTCAACGATTAGCGTTTTATATTGTTGTGTTTTGTAGTGTTACTCGCGTGATGTGATGACTTCGGTGTACTCTACAAAAAAGTAAATATGgcttgaaatgttttttttttttctgatttcaatTTATCAATGTTTTCTTCCTTGATGTGAAACAAAGAGGCAAGTAATCAGTTATAAATTACGGTGCCAACATTAACATCATTGATTTGGATCTTCGAAATTATATCTGAGATCACCGCGCACACTGTCATTGATTTATTTTCCTTGAGCAGTAGCAGCCTTCAGCGTTTATAATGTTTACTTCCaagctttttttctattttatcaGGTGTTTTGCGTTTTTTAAGTTATAGTAATGATTTGTTTCTTACAATGAGGGTGCAATACCGTAATAAGCAGGTAATTTTTCGCGGATTTCTCAGCgagttgttcaaaatatttgagttCTGAAGTTGAGAATAGGTAGGGGCGTAAAATTTTAATTGCACAGGTAAATGTGCAGATTTGAGGCATAGAGAAATAGGATCGTTGATGGAGATCACTTTAGTCGCTGAAGTGTCCAATCCGAACAGTTTTCTGGTGTACATATATATACTTTTGACCGTACTTttacgtttttaattttttccctttttttcagTCATCCGAGCACacattataaaaatattattgcCGTTTCATTGGTAAACAAATATGATATGCTGAAATCGGAGTTTGCGGAGGTACCCCAGGTTCTATCGGATTAAGATGTTCATTTCAATATCGAgtataacatgttttttttaggCTGTGTGGTTTTACCCGCACGGAAGAGGATACGGAAAACATAGTGGCAAACTACACTACCGTATTGAATATATGGTGAAGAAGCACGAAAAGCAGATCCGTCAGAACAAAGTTATTCCTAATGTAAACATCAACTTCGATGCATCAACCAGCAATGCCACAGGAACCAGTTTGGAAACTACTGAGGAAAACTTGATAGAAATCGTAAGttctttttcatactttatgtTGCTCGCTTATAACGTTTCTCGAAAAACTGACCGGGCGAGTCATATACCAATCGACATAGTTTTAAAACAGTTGATGGGGGCTATTACAGGAGACGACAAGTGGCGAGTTTCTAGTCTGACCAATATGGTATtacagatggcgagtcggctggacgagtagctcgtctgcAAAACTGTTCGACTCGTTCTTGACCCAGCTTCATCAGCCAAGTTTCATTTGCGTTCTACAATACAACATTTGGCTCGTCTCGTCAGTGACAACACGCGGCGAGTTGCTCGCCTCATCTTCTGTAATAGGGCCCCGATGTGTGTGTTTATACAAAAGCTCGATTTTCTCTGTGATGACAACCACATTTGAACATTCCAACGCTCTTGTTCTCTTTCGAGAGTTCGCTTTTGAAAGCGAAGCAAAAACCTGGACGGCCCCTAGTAAAATTTCTGATATAAAACATTTATTCGATATTGTTATATGTTGGGAAAATCTTCGGTGTGGTGATTGTACTTGCATGTTATAGTATTGTTATATAGGACCGTGTTTGCGATAAAGTCAGTTTCATATCGTCCTGAACTTAATTTGCAGAAGGGTTTGAAAGCCGCTTCTACATAgatatttacatgaaaatttcaatcagcAGTTAAATTTACCAATGCCTTCGCGTCGCTACCCATCGAAATTGAAAAGACCATTCAAATCATGCAGAAACATTGTAAACCTGACAAAACTAAGCGCAAACTATATCACGTAGGATACATTCAAGAGAAGAGTATTGAAAAGACTAGTCGATTTTTTCCCAAGTAGGTGCTCAAGGGTCCATCCATCCGAGAGTTATTCAAGTTGTAGACACTGATGCAAGCTTAGGTTAATTCGAGGACTGTTCTTAGTTAACACGTGAAAAAAATGTGTTCGACACAACTTTGGCGGCAATCATAAATTaagtaacgctcataggggggatagagggtatccttgagcgttaccaTCCTTTACATAGGGGAATTTTTCGTTAAAATTCCTTTCTTTCGCATCttaatatttgttatttttaggtTGAAAACCTTAAATTCATCGTGCCATCCGACGAATCACTAGAGATGATACGAGCAAACTGGATAAAGACCTTCAAAATTCGCCAAGAGCATCGCAGAAAAGTTACCGAACCCGAGCTAATGTTGGAAATGTTCCCACTTTCTACGGCGTTCAGAGGAgccttggtaattttgaagtgagatttattttttctatttttattagtCATGTGTCTTCATATAGATTAACTTGGATTTTAATGACATGTTTCCATCCGCTAATCCCAACATCGAAGGTGAACTAGATTCATTGCAGATCAAAATTACCAATAGATTTGCCCACCTACACTCAACAATACCGGATCGTAAGTCACCgttatgtttatttaaaaaaaaacgcattattccaaattaatttgtttttttttttagattttatccGCATGTTACTAATCGTAAAGGAAAAAAATCCACCACGCGGCGCTAAGCGGACAAATGACGGTTCACAGAAAGTTAATAACCTTCTGGAGAGAATTGTAGAGTGGATTGATGTATGTTATTtcttcaatgaaaaaatatgtactGAATTTACAGTCAAATAATATTCTCTTTTTTCAGCCAGAAGAAGATGTCGAGCAGTATGCTGAGAGGTATAAAGCCACGAAATAACCACTAACAGCTTCCTTCtacaattgaaataaaaagttaaaacttcttccgtaataattttttttagttcaaactattgtttcatttatttttaatgttCGTTCACAATGttctgtaatttttattttcattttattttctgttaTTATTGGAAGTACATAAAGAAAACTCAATAGTGCGTGGCTACCATATTCTGTCTAGGCATTTTATTACGCCCACGCACATTCATAGTTAAATTACAGTTAATTTGGATAATGTTAAAATAAAACaaggaatataaaaaatatcgaCTGTAATTTGGCTATGATTCTGCGGGTGGGCGAAAGCTGATGCCTAAACAAAACATGGTGTTCAGGCCCCTACTGGTTAACTAGTGAATCAATTTTGGTTTTGCTGGACGTTcagcaaaaaataacaataactgTAAAATCAGCAAAATGTACTCCGCTATGCTGAACGTTCAGCAAAAACTTTATTGCTGACAAATCAGCAAGCGATATTAAATCTTGCTGAACTCCAGCAAAAACATAAACTGGCTAACCAGCAAgcagtattttgttttactgaacatacAGCAAGCGATCTGTCATTCTTAGGCAATTGAGTATTGCTGATTgatcagcaaatttcattttgctggacagattgctggaaatacagcacaccaaaaatcagcaaaattttgctggtttccagcaaataAAATTTGATGTGTATTTGATCTACTCAGTTGGGTATTCTGACACGCTCATTTtatgttactctaaagtgagtaaGATATCACCCATTtctgaaaaaagtggaggtaccctaattagagtacttttacggttactcacttctgagcaaagcctgacaaagtcattttcaattatcaggttatagtgtcactttgacccgtcgctttcaattgaaaagcttttgtatcattttcgagcacttcgtgagtcacatgaaaccCAGTCGAAAGCACTTGCTTTGATTtcgacaactgaagggcttggaaTTGATACAGATGCTTtttaattgaaagcggagattatcaccatcactctcacatgacgattgtcaattgaaaatgacaatgagcgctgacggaaaCAGGAGGcctccatacagtacttcacgcatatatagGAATGAGGGagaaaatattgatcggaacttgcgtgatgtatttattggaggccattgccgttctaactacggcttgcggtattagaaaactatcatcaaacgacgcgatgcggtgctaatttcaattgagatagtgaaggaaaggaaagagtctttctctccgtcactctctccgtcgattgaaatagtcattagtttcatttgaaatgatccgaaagaagaaagaaggaaagagagaaagaagtgattcgttgacagtagccgaaaggaatctagtgaaaatgaaattgttcgaatcgaaatgacagcgcgagttagtcaatttcattgttttgtttcgaaaatgtagagccctgcttCTGAGTAatggcgtcatacgtcaaaaactgagtagaatctgctctgtttatgcaaaccagaaatcaaaaaaaattagtacaatttacccagtttgcctaaatttggaaatttgatgatttctggtttttgtaaatctgactcaataaataaaattaatttagaAGAAacattgatttatttttcatcgaagcATTATAAATGTTTTAAATCGTTTCCGCGTCTTCATTGaatgcggcaaccaaccggttcacagttgcccgtgaaccacagaaaacagacgttcatcttattttcaaaagatgtgcaaaaacttgcaaccgtcatttaacagtaagtggtaatgctcccgttATGTGGCGCTCGCGTCACTTAAAAACCAATcacagatatcgataaaatatcgatacagcaatattaatgcagtgcaactggggcaccacaagacagatgtcgttagtgtattaatgtatttggattcaaatttttacacacgatttttaaatttctttatatgaacatgaatgtctgttctctgtgcgtGAACTATGGCTCACAtttttgtacagtacgcacGCCAGAAAATCCTtcatcatccgtcaccaaacactgcgaaggatttaaattgtatcgattgcatgtattgtGCGCtgtacatcaatacaaatgttttCGTTTATTCTCACAAATAAAAGCTTGGCATTAGACGGCATCGCAGAAcatacaacatgcggttgttcattttgaagagataaTTTATATGTTTTCAATCCTCTGCAATACTGATGTTGGACACGGAAATGATATTGAACATTTATAATGtttcgataaaaaataaatctatgtttttgatttttctgaatttattttatttattgagtcagatttacaaaaaccagatatcatcaaatttccaaattttggcaaactgggtaacttgtactcattttcgttaatttctgatttgcataaacagagtagattctactcaatttttgacgtatgacggccttactcagaagtgagtaaccgtaaaagtactctatttagggtacctccacttttttcaaaaatgagtgatatcaaactcactttagagtaacaaaaaatgagcgtgtatgttgtttgtaataccccgttcacactacaccgcacatcacctgatatcaggcggttcgtgctatcgaggccatatcaccatccatattacctgatatccaatacaatcgagctgtcaacggatatcacctcggctacatgctttAGCGGATATCATGTCCGAAAACCAATAATAGCCACATTTCCAGCAGTTGGCGACACGGCCAAGAGACATTTGACGAagccctacaaatttcgcaattcgcgttgcatgcgagaaaaaaggaaggaaatacttttgctattttcatcccgcatATGTTGACAaattgcatatgagaactcgcgttggtgcgagccaactaactgacatctctatcctaatcccattgctcttgttgatttgttttagctttgacctgtttttgttttcctctcttttcaattaccaaagcaaatgtcaaatcatatcagcttaCTATAGTATGAACGCTCGAGGtaatatccgatatcatctggcgatatcaggtgatatccggcgtagtctaaactagggatgggaaacctgtcgataattatcgatagctacaggctatcgatagaatcgttaagctttccgcgttatcgatagttattgatattttcctcgcattggcatttatactccacaatgatgccagaactgaaaaaatattttggccTAGCCTTTGTTTGAAGAGAATTCGATGATTGTTTGCTTTCACATGAAATcctctttaaaattgttagaaaattgagggataccacatacataagacatacgtaacactggcgtttttttctggtacatgttgccccatagtactccgtacctcctcatgtccaactgctcgacaaataatgaagaaaatgaattttctttttctcggctttatcgagccccaaagaagaccccataaggaactgtcaaaaagttatttacaaaatcaatgcagcatttttcgactaggaacgagacaaatgcagggctgcgcaggtacactgccttcaaaaagaactcaaacagtgattttattcagagtgtggtaccgctcgagtagttcattttgtaccaacttttttggaagatttcttcctgagtgttacgtatgtcttatgtatgtggggaTACTCATTTTCGCTCATTCTACCTTATACGGACAACGACAAGATTTCGCCTAAGTTCGAATAATGTGTGCGAATgaacttttaaatattgttcctgtccacaacgggagcaacattttgttgtttttcttcatctggttctagctgtcaaactatcgataattatcgatagttatcgatggtattagggaatttatcgataattatcgatagccatttcttcagtcgatatttcccatccctaagagcaagcccaccagtggctaaattgaagtttctaaagctagtttggcaactcccaccataacgcggcaaccgcaccgggcgttgctatgttggtttgagaaatagcaatccccacctcgggtagtagcgagttaataaatttggcaacgcgatagcaacgagccgaatcgttgctatttgatgaaatgtcaagctgttgtttttttttgtgctcgatagtgaatgttcgtaataatattacgaagatgatgagtgtttcgaatgcggactcaattggtcggcctcagcctcgcttgttaaacacgtcgtaggacgcaagtgtcagcgtgaaccactactcaattttatttccgattgagctgaaattttgcacagggtgttttttcgggcaggtaaacattttgtataggtttttttattgagatgactATTTTGGTTGGCTattttggtctgcaacctacacgatgaggaaagctcaaatcctcacaaggttggccaatattatttaataaacctggaaggtttaggcaaatctgctcgggagtattaccaacttttttcccgtttcgttcggtcattgtataaaaaaccatttttctcctttaccgctgtttcaatcttcaaaaacaacctaagatgcgttcgaaagcggcgttggaaatggtcatcggtatagaccgttgttaaaacgctggatggcaccttcctccgtatggcggtcaatatttggctatttactaggctgagagtcgccccgaatctttccaaaaaccattttcttaatcgcgtataaagaaatttgttttgcgaaatcactttcttcgtcactatatttaagttctttttggaggcgaattttcaaataataatagcaaattgtgggaaccgagacagcatgaaatacagaatacaactaatgacagttcgctagctttcagtagaatagtcatttaGGCCAACGTTTCAACGTTGCCCAGTTTAACGGAATTACTTTAAATgaacatataaggatgaaaaaatttatgtacgcacaagtaaaaaaatctgcaaaagaattatgttatcgaTAACTTGAGAGAACGGAAACgaagttaaaaaaaagtgacgtgaaatggagggaacattttataaagtagaaagaacgtagatcattccggaaacgacTGACTGAtggataagttggttattattagatccgcaaaaaatatgcgaaatacatcacaaacaaacattttgccaacgctggctagtgacggtcttcagaaattggcaactgccggtgtgaaaaagaaatagtggaattggtgatccccattagcaacgaccggtgcgaaaatcggttgctatccaaaatagcaacggccagcgttgtgaaaatagcaactcaaatggcaactcaccggtgcgcttgctctaattcaattatccagtacccgataactcacttttagacattttgcacacacgctcgttcaattttactctaaattaaGTAAAAAGTACTCACttttgtattttgattcaaaatgtcaaaaaatgagtagcattgatcaacgaaactgagtaactttcactcagttttcatatttttttttgttttactcaCTTTTGGGTAACCGTTCATTTAATATCAGTTTGCTGTAAACAAAAGCTAGACATTAAACAGTCCCCTGTTTGTTTCGCTCATTTGTCAATGGATTTGgttttgaaagtactgaaaggAATGATCACAATAAACGAAGTTGTGCTGCAGTAGTGAGAGAACGAAAAGTGATGATTATGTAAGTGCATGGAAACATCGGATACGTCGCGCTAGTTCGAATAAGTTTTGTGTttgttaagcaggtattagacgaagcaaatatttgctatttttagtacgggttttattttgtgcaaataaaattcgtaccaaaaaaaggcaaatatttgcttcgtgtaatgccTGCTTTACATTGATTGATATTGATTTTGTAACATATTGATCAAGCTATTTGAGTGGTCAGATCGTATTCTTGAATCATGGATGAGACGGTAATGCTTATTCTtctattcttattcttattcctaTATACCTGGAAGTATACCGAGGAAAAATCAAAAACGTGTCTATGTTTGGTGCTGGGTTGTTGGTGGGAAGGGCCCTTACAGTCATAATACCAGAAGGAATTCGTTCATTGTACGATGAAGGAATCTTGAAGTTAAATACGTGGGCACCTCACTTACCCCGGGCAATAAACACAGCGCTGATGAGCATTTATCCATAATAATGCTCTCGCTAGTGCTGGGCTTTGCCTTCATGGTGCTTTTCAATCAGATGTCATCGCGGCGCAAGGAAGGATCTAATGAGCGTAACAATCTGGCAAACTGCATTCGTTTTTTGATAGcctgtaactatcttcttgctgtaacgcatgcatgactcaaacggaGTTTTAAGTAATATCAGGAATACAGAATttgcaaatttgtctgtaaaacacaaatttttcgagtctgtgctctttcaatttgccgttgtataaaagtttcttCGGAATTTTGAGTATATTTGCGCACGtagattttctaaaaatgtgtgcGAGAGCATAACCTGTGAGGCAGACTTTTCGGGGTTTCGTGTAGTTGtaaaaattttacaatcctgcatctcactattttgtgaaacgagaatcaacattcgaccgtgatgaagtgtgctcgaaattgtaaccaaagccttaaatccagaaAAGCTCAtgtttaataatcgaagtacgctaacATGGTTATTGCTGAAatcttatgaaatttattattttacgttaaaataaaccaaaatgttTGGTAAAACGACAGTAAATACAAAATCCGTTGGCGATGAATATTTTCTACCTTTCAGTTATAAACATACTCAtaacaaaaaaatgcttttttccccttggttcaaattgacagtcaatgacagctcattctggttcattttgacactcacacagtttcgtatccgtttctccctcccaggagttctccaagcgaaaacacacaaacactacgacagggcccgctttacactgtatattgaagTTTGTGAGAGTTAGGATTGCCACCTGATAGGGACATCTAGCCCGGAGATTTTCAAAGTATTGGGAGGGGAGGGGGGTGTATGGTGCATTGACATGcttgttgtaatttttttcaccACATAATCTACACTAtttatttactttatttattttagcGATTATTAATAGCCGATCGAATTCAGTGATTTTGGTGACAATGTCAATAGAATATTTCAATGaagttgggttgtttagctattcacggatttcagatttttacataacagctaaaagagtgtaattttctgagcaaaacgtgttttttttaagttatacattgtccttcgatttttaaatgaatgaTTAATATcgttctaaatcgctacaatgaaaGTTGGTACATGGACGAACTGTCTTTGTAGCGATGTCGAGTAGATTTCGTGcaattttaattcgtgatttaaaaattggaagacgacgatagaaaatttttgaaaatcacgttttgcttagatttgtagttttgcttagaaatgcagctctttcagatgatattaaaaactgatatagctaaacaaccctgATGAAGATTTGCCGTAAATTCGACAGTCTTAAAATCTCCTTTGAAGAAATTCTCAAAATTAATGCCGAAATTACTTCGCTGATCTTCTGAGTTTTCCGGCAATGCGTAGAGCTTGAAAatgaattgttcaatttatgacTTATGTCGTTTCCACAGcgagttgaaaataatttcgtaGGTTCAGAACAAATTCGCTTTCACCCAGAGACCCGGAATTAATTTCCAAACCCAGGGAAAATTCGCGTTCACCCGGAGACCCAGAGATCACCTCCCAAACCCGAAAACTTCGGGTGAAACCCGAAGAAGTGGCAACCCTagtgagagtgtgaatcaaactcggttggtttttatgctctctttcagatgacagttctcacaggtgacaaaaaactCTTACAgctaataaaaaataacaagcatcgcactaatacaaatgcacctggagaactctataagGAAggttatggggggggggggggggtagtgtGCGATCTActgatacctgaacataatTTACGAAAAATCGAGAGTGTATCAACAAtggggtgccaatggaatgtttaagagaaattagattttcgaatttcgttcagtagtaatgtttgcaataaaaaatggacatttttcggatggtgatagaaaaaaaccaagacagataattgattttaatgaatttccgatggaaggtaattatacaagcttaaaattaaaatcaaaaagcAAGTTTTTGAATTCCttgttcgttttatttatcaattcctcctcaattttcgcgtcaAAATGCACAAtagtagttcttgaagtttccgGAATCGATTCTTTTTTAATAGaaaatctcttagaaatgcatgaaatatcAATTTCTgatattatttcataaaaattttaaataaaaaaagtataaaattttcaaataaaaaaaatcagggaTATGGAAACTCTTGCGTTGGAAGACTCTAGCTACATCAGAACACGCAATAaatcaaaaaactgtaactttaaccgctttgaggctctttttcccgaagtccgattgagctcaaatttggcatAGGAAATTTTTACGAGCAAACATTGTTAATCTTTAAAACTCTATCTTAAATGAaatttagaactctatcgtaaataaaattctctatcataaatgaaacaattgaaaaaataatcctttttcctgagaaactttacaactgtatctgtagatttataacctctcgtTCAACATTATCCATCGAAAAGtctgtcgctcgcaacattacttgttttggttttgtccAAGGGGCTCGTGTGGCTGTCAACCTCCATATATTTTCCATTTACACACTTATTTCAGCCTTgattgttcggtaatttttatgACGGTCGCGTTcagtaaacttgaaattttactgATCATTCTGAAATTTCCTGAAAAATTACTGATGTCGGTTAACGTTTTTGCCGAAATACTGTTCCATAAAATTCACTTGACGAGTTCAGCAAAAACATTGCTGACCTCTTCAGTAAActagaatattttttgcacttttttatagttcagtaaatatttaaCGATCTATCAGCACTTATCCAGATGTTGCTGAAAAATCTTTAATTGTTATACTgaacttttgttttatttttactatactgttcggtaatttttctgcatctgtcatAACAGAATCGCACATCAGAAGTCTGCCATTTTGAGATTTTTAGAAAAGTTTTGTGGTTGTGTTATATCAAGTGTTCTACGAGCCATTTgcacaaaaaactctaaaagCGGTATCGTGCCTTCAAATTTACCACTATCTAGTTTTAGTCGAATGTGCATGAAACATTAGTATAATGGTCTGAACAATCCGAAATACCTGTATAAAATTAGTCATCGGTTGCAATAGCAGCTATAGGAATAGTTACATTCATATATTTATCTATATTATTATAACCGGGAAAAAGCTTACGTTGCAAGTTTGTGACGAAT
It includes:
- the LOC129718526 gene encoding uncharacterized protein LOC129718526 isoform X3, translating into MTSVYSTKNHPSTHYKNIIAVSLVNKYDMLKSEFAEVPQAVWFYPHGRGYGKHSGKLHYRIEYMVKKHEKQIRQNKVIPNVNINFDASTSNATGTSLETTEENLIEIVENLKFIVPSDESLEMIRANWIKTFKIRQEHRRKVTEPELMLEMFPLSTAFRGALINLDFNDMFPSANPNIEGELDSLQIKITNRFAHLHSTIPDHFIRMLLIVKEKNPPRGAKRTNDGSQKVNNLLERIVEWIDPEEDVEQYAERYKATK
- the LOC129718526 gene encoding uncharacterized protein LOC129718526 isoform X5; protein product: MLKSEFAEVPQAVWFYPHGRGYGKHSGKLHYRIEYMVKKHEKQIRQNKVIPNVNINFDASTSNATGTSLETTEENLIEIVENLKFIVPSDESLEMIRANWIKTFKIRQEHRRKVTEPELMLEMFPLSTAFRGALINLDFNDMFPSANPNIEGELDSLQIKITNRFAHLHSTIPDHFIRMLLIVKEKNPPRGAKRTNDGSQKVNNLLERIVEWIDPEEDVEQYAERYKATK
- the LOC129718526 gene encoding uncharacterized protein LOC129718526 isoform X8, yielding MTSVYSTKNHPSTHYKNIIAVSLVNKYDMLKSEFAEAVWFYPHGRGYGKQTTEENLIEIVENLKFIVPSDESLEMIRANWIKTFKIRQEHRRKVTEPELMLEMFPLSTAFRGALINLDFNDMFPSANPNIEGELDSLQIKITNRFAHLHSTIPDHFIRMLLIVKEKNPPRGAKRTNDGSQKVNNLLERIVEWIDPEEDVEQYAERYKATK
- the LOC129718526 gene encoding uncharacterized protein LOC129718526 isoform X6 — its product is MEITLVAEVSNPNSFLVHPSTHYKNIIAVSLVNKYDMLKSEFAEVPQAVWFYPHGRGYGKQTTEENLIEIVENLKFIVPSDESLEMIRANWIKTFKIRQEHRRKVTEPELMLEMFPLSTAFRGALINLDFNDMFPSANPNIEGELDSLQIKITNRFAHLHSTIPDHFIRMLLIVKEKNPPRGAKRTNDGSQKVNNLLERIVEWIDPEEDVEQYAERYKATK
- the LOC129718526 gene encoding uncharacterized protein LOC129718526 isoform X2, whose protein sequence is MEITLVAEVSNPNSFLVHPSTHYKNIIAVSLVNKYDMLKSEFAEAVWFYPHGRGYGKHSGKLHYRIEYMVKKHEKQIRQNKVIPNVNINFDASTSNATGTSLETTEENLIEIVENLKFIVPSDESLEMIRANWIKTFKIRQEHRRKVTEPELMLEMFPLSTAFRGALINLDFNDMFPSANPNIEGELDSLQIKITNRFAHLHSTIPDHFIRMLLIVKEKNPPRGAKRTNDGSQKVNNLLERIVEWIDPEEDVEQYAERYKATK
- the LOC129718526 gene encoding uncharacterized protein LOC129718526 isoform X7; its protein translation is MEITLVAEVSNPNSFLVHPSTHYKNIIAVSLVNKYDMLKSEFAEAVWFYPHGRGYGKQTTEENLIEIVENLKFIVPSDESLEMIRANWIKTFKIRQEHRRKVTEPELMLEMFPLSTAFRGALINLDFNDMFPSANPNIEGELDSLQIKITNRFAHLHSTIPDHFIRMLLIVKEKNPPRGAKRTNDGSQKVNNLLERIVEWIDPEEDVEQYAERYKATK
- the LOC129718526 gene encoding uncharacterized protein LOC129718526 isoform X4, encoding MTSVYSTKNHPSTHYKNIIAVSLVNKYDMLKSEFAEAVWFYPHGRGYGKHSGKLHYRIEYMVKKHEKQIRQNKVIPNVNINFDASTSNATGTSLETTEENLIEIVENLKFIVPSDESLEMIRANWIKTFKIRQEHRRKVTEPELMLEMFPLSTAFRGALINLDFNDMFPSANPNIEGELDSLQIKITNRFAHLHSTIPDHFIRMLLIVKEKNPPRGAKRTNDGSQKVNNLLERIVEWIDPEEDVEQYAERYKATK
- the LOC129718526 gene encoding uncharacterized protein LOC129718526 isoform X1, coding for MEITLVAEVSNPNSFLVHPSTHYKNIIAVSLVNKYDMLKSEFAEVPQAVWFYPHGRGYGKHSGKLHYRIEYMVKKHEKQIRQNKVIPNVNINFDASTSNATGTSLETTEENLIEIVENLKFIVPSDESLEMIRANWIKTFKIRQEHRRKVTEPELMLEMFPLSTAFRGALINLDFNDMFPSANPNIEGELDSLQIKITNRFAHLHSTIPDHFIRMLLIVKEKNPPRGAKRTNDGSQKVNNLLERIVEWIDPEEDVEQYAERYKATK